The Pyrenophora tritici-repentis strain M4 chromosome 8, whole genome shotgun sequence genome contains a region encoding:
- a CDS encoding DDE-3 multi-domain protein — MPGTGHRLQPAVLQAILDRIAACESDRAISRATGASRNTVAKLRLSLEFWGVPYPPRCVRLGRPSILRQAQREGLQAYLNGSPGAYMDEMRDFLYDEYDVRISLASVYRELEKMRWSRKLATKRAKEQSEPLRRLYLARMAQHYKAEQIVALDESACNERTGDRKYGWSPIGEPVELSHSFRRSERWSLLPAMTIDGYISYKIFQGAITSEILEDFLEFQVLPFCNPHPGPASVIVLDNASIHRSERVRVLCQSAGVLLEYLPPYSPDFNPIEKSFKQLKGWMKRNSAQAENFIDFGVFLEYAAQLVCCNINCRSWFHRCGYPY, encoded by the coding sequence atgccaggcaccggccaccgcttgcagcccgctgttctccaggctatcctcgaccgaattgctgcctgcgaaagtgatcgagccatctctagagctacaggtgcgagccgtaacacagtagcaaagctgaggttgagcttagagttttggggcgtgccttatccgccgcgctgcgttcgacttgggcggccatctatactccggcaagctcagcgcgaaggccttcaggcatacctcaatggctcaccgggcgcatacatggatgagatgagggacttcttgtacgacgagtacgacgttaggataagccttgcgagcgtttaccgagagctagagaagatgagatggtctcgcaagcttgcaacaaagcgggcaaaggagcagagtgagccactccgccgcctctatcttgccaggatggcgcaacactataaggcggagcagatcgttgcgttggacgagagcgcctgcaatgagcgtacgggcgaccgcaagtatggctggtctccaatcggggagccggtggagctatcacacagcttcaggcgatcagaacggtggtcgctgctgccagccatgacgatagatggctacataagctataagatctttcaaggcgcgattacatctgagatcctagaagacttcttagagtttcaagtgctgccgttctgcaatcctcacccagggccagcctcagtaatcgtgcttgataacgcctccatccatcgatcagagcgtgtacgggtgctttgccaaagtgctggagtactccttgagtatctgccgccatactcaccagatttcaaccccatcgagaagagctttaagcagctcaaggggtggatgaaaaggaattcagcgcaagcggagaacttcattgactttggggtctttcttgagtatgcagcgcagctggtgtgctgtaatattaactgcagaagctggttccataggtgtggctatccctattaa